DNA sequence from the Alkaliphilus metalliredigens QYMF genome:
AGTTATCTTCATCCATGACAATCATTCCACCGGATCCCATCATGGATCCTAGTTCAATTAAGTTATCATAGTCAATGGGTGTATCAAGATGCTCCGCTGTAATACAGCCTCCAGATGGACCACCGGTTTGTACGGCCTTGAATGCCTTTCCATCAGGAATCCCACCACCAATATCATAAATCACTTCCTTGAGGGTCGTACCCATTGCAATCTCAACAAGTCCAGTATTATTGATTTTTCCTCCTAGAGCGAATACCTTTGTTCCTTTTGATTTCTCTGTTCCAATGCTGGCAAACCATTCTGCTCCATTTAAAATAATTCGTGGTACATTTGCATAGGTTTCTACGTTATTGAGTAACGTCGGTTTATTCCAAATTCCCTTTTGGGCAGGAAATGGTGGTCTTGGTCTTGGCATTCCACGTTTTCCTTCGATAGAGTTGATTAAGGCGGTTTCCTCTCCACAAACGAAGGCTCCAGCTCCCAGTCGAATCTCCAATTCGAAATCAAATCCTGTTCCAAAAATGTCCTTCCCTAGCAAACCGTTTTCCCGCGCCTGCCCAATGGCAATTTCAAGGCGTTCAACAGCAATCGGATACTCTGCTCGAATATACACATATCCTCTATTGGCTCCTGCGGCATATGCCGCTATGGCCATGGCTTCTATCACAACATGAGGGTCTCCCTCTAAGACAGAGCGATCCATAAAGGCTCCTGGATCTCCTTCATCGGCATTACAGGCTACATATTTTTCATCGCCCTCAGCCTTTGCTGTAAATTCCCATTTCAGCCCCGCAGGGAATCCACCACCACCTCGGCCTCTTAAGCCAGATCTTTTCATGATGTCAACGACTTCTTCTGGCTGCATTTCTGTTAAAACCTTACCTAAAGCTTTGTATCCATCATAAGCGATGTATTCTTCAATGACCTCAGGGTTGATGACGCCACAATTTCTTAAGGCAATTCTTGTTTGTTTTTTATAAAATCCAACTTCATCAATGGCCTTAATCTGGTCACCTACATATGATTCCTTGTATAATAAGTCAGTGACAATCCGTCCCTTTAATAAATGTTCCTCTGTAATTCTGTCAATATCTGATAGCTTTACATGACTATAAAAGGCGCCCTCTGGATAGACAATGACAATGGGTCCCGCTTCACACAATCCAAAGCAGCCTGTTTTAACGAGTTTAA
Encoded proteins:
- the nuoF gene encoding NADH-quinone oxidoreductase subunit NuoF; its protein translation is MDLFRSHVLVCGGTGCASSDSFKMIDEFDEAFKKYGLEKEVKLVKTGCFGLCEAGPIVIVYPEGAFYSHVKLSDIDRITEEHLLKGRIVTDLLYKESYVGDQIKAIDEVGFYKKQTRIALRNCGVINPEVIEEYIAYDGYKALGKVLTEMQPEEVVDIMKRSGLRGRGGGGFPAGLKWEFTAKAEGDEKYVACNADEGDPGAFMDRSVLEGDPHVVIEAMAIAAYAAGANRGYVYIRAEYPIAVERLEIAIGQARENGLLGKDIFGTGFDFELEIRLGAGAFVCGEETALINSIEGKRGMPRPRPPFPAQKGIWNKPTLLNNVETYANVPRIILNGAEWFASIGTEKSKGTKVFALGGKINNTGLVEIAMGTTLKEVIYDIGGGIPDGKAFKAVQTGGPSGGCITAEHLDTPIDYDNLIELGSMMGSGGMIVMDEDNCMVDIARFFLDFTVEESCGKCTPCREGTKRMLELLDIISEGKGTVADLDKLESLAKTIKSSSLCGLGQTAPNPVLSTLKYFRDEYDAHVHDKSCPAGVCKALAKYLVVSELCKKCGICAKKCPVDCISGVKGKEVYLIDQEKCIKCGACLEACPFKAIVKK